The DNA window CCAGAAGTACGAGCGCGGCGCCAACGGCATCGCCGCCTCGCGGCTCTGGCAGTTGGCGGACGTCCTCGATGTTCCGGTCAGCTTCTTCTTCGACGATATGCCCGACGTGGCGCCCCGTGCATCCGGGCTGTCCGATCCCGAAGCGCCGCCGATGGGGCGGCGGGAGACGCTGGAATTGGTAAAATGCTACTACCGCATCAGGGATCCGCGCGTGCGCCGTGGGGTCTTCGACTTGGTCAAGGCGACGGTGGACGCGGTCGAGGACGTGATCAAATGACGTCCGCCTCCTTCGGCCGATCCTTCTTCAGACGAACCCCTTCACCGCCGCCGTTCTCCGGGATGATTTCCACACCGGCAGCCTCCAGCGCTGCACGGAGGGCGCGAAGGGTGCGGATATGGAGCTGTCGCCCAGACTCGCGCTCAAAGTCCGCGATGGTCTTCTCACCGACCTCCGCAGCTTCCGCAAGCTGCTCCTGGCTCATACGGACCAAGCCCCGCCCCGCCCGGCATTGTGCGGGCGTTATGACGTCTTTTCTGTCGTTAGGCATCTTTTCTGTTGACCTGATTGCTGTCAAACGCCAGAATATCAGTTACCCTGCTTCCCGCAAAGGAGGTGAGCGTGTCTCCAAAGGCGCGAGCACCAAGGGCACGCCATGTGCCTCGCCGGACGAGCTTAGCTGCGGCAGCTCGCCTTCTGACGGTTGCCGTATCCGATCAACGGGACACCGACCCGCTCATTGCCCTCTGGCAGGACTGGCGGGAAACCTTCGCCTCCTCGCAGCGGCTGTGCCAGGAGGCCCAGCGCCTGGAACGGGAGCTGGCCGAAAGGATCGGCTTTCCCCGTGTCGAGGTCCCTCTTGAAGACCCGGAGCACCCCCCGGTCGTCGCCACCGCTGCTCGTCAGATCGACCGGCTGCTGGGGACGGCGCCGGCTGCACGGTCGTTGCGTCGGCGGCTGAAGCGCGACCTCGCCGCGGCACAGGCGCGCTGGGACGCCGAGGCAGCGGCGGTCGGCCTCTCCAGCGCCATCGAGCGGGAGGCCGCCGCGGACCGGCGGGCGGGCGAGATCCTCAAATCCGCCTCCCGCACACCCGCACGATCGATCCCCGGCGTGATCGCCAAGCTCGCCATCGCTGCCGAATGGGGCGAGCTGGAACCGGGAGCCGACGGCTACCCCTGGGACTTCATCCGCGGCGCCCTCGCCGACCTGACCGCGCTGACTGCAAGGGAAACGTAGTCCGGGTCGCTCACGCCCGCTCTGCGGTCCGAACCGACACCATACTTGCCCGGACGAATGGCCGATCAACGGAATAGGATAAAGGTTTAGCTAAAACCCACCGGATGCGCCGTTGGCGATCACCCACTATCGAGCATCTAAAGACACAGCGGCACTGTGATATCCAGGACGCGCCGCCGTCGTTCCGGATCTACGGATTTTCGGAAAGCCGCGCGAGGTGGGGGTGATTGGCGGGAAGTTCCAGAAGACCGCGGGGGAGTACCGGGAGCGCCGCCGTCAGGCGGCCGACAATGACGACCGTGGCCTTATGTTCCGCCCGCTCGATGGTGCCGAGATAGCTGCGGTCGATGTCGGCACGGCGCCCCCGCTCCTCCTCTTGCGTGGTGCCCTTGGCAAGGCGCAGGCGGCGGAGGTTCAGAGCCAGGATGTCGGGCATGTCCTCCATCGGCGGGATGGCGCGGGATTGCGGGACAGGTTTCCACCGAAGACATCGCCCGTTCGGATCCGGCCGGGCAATTCGGTGATCTTTCGGGGCCGGTCTTCGACACCGCTTCGGATCATGCCGGCATATTATAATATGCGCCCGCCCATAGCTTCGGTGCAGGCCACACAGAGGGGGGAGACCAGTCGATGACGAAGCCGCAGCTCGAACCGCCGGTGGCCGACGAACCGCCCGGTTCGGACAGTCTGACCGATTACGACCGCTTGCACCTCGTCACCTATCTGCGCCTACTCGACGCCGATGCGGAGGGGGCCGACCCGGACGAAGTCGCCCGCATCGTGCTGCGCATCGATCCCGCCCGTGAGCCCGACCGCGCCCGGCACGCCCACGCCACCCATCTGGCACGGGCGCAATGGATGACCCGCGTCGGCTACCGCCACCTTCTCCGCCAGGGCATGCACTGAAATCCGCATTGCCGGATTTCCGGAAATCCGCCGTTCCGAATGGCCGGATCGGCGGACTTTGCCGGTGAGTCTGGCGATGAGTCTGGCGCTGATTCCGCCGGTGTACGCCGTTCCCGCCCCGTTCTTCGCCATCGGCGCCATCGCAAATTTACGGCGGCAGGTCACTCTTCAACCTGGGCGTAACCTGACGCTGTCCACGCAGCGAAGGCACCATGACGGCGATGAATGACTGGCGAACATCGACCGCCTACCAGTATGTCCTGACCGTCCCCGCATCCTGTTGGGCGTGGGAGTTCCTGCGCCGCAACAGGGATTATCAGGCGGATGCGGCGGGACAGCTCGGCGAGCCGGCCTCCGCCGATGGAGCCGGCGATTGGGGGTTGCACAGTCCTGGAGGATCCGGGCAAGAGCGGGGCTGAGACCCTGGTGTTCTGGCGGTCCGAGGTGCTGCCGGCCCTGGTCCGGCTGTCGCCGGCCCCCAGGACGTATGCCGGTCCGGGCACCGACCTCGATCCCTGGTGGGGGATGTCGCGCCAAGCCATCTTCCACACCGCAGAGGGCTTCCACGTTGCGCTGGCCGAAGGGCCGCGCGAGCGTCGCTTCTGGATCGAGGGCAAGCGCCTGCCCGGACGCGGCACGCCGCTGCGGGCGCTGATCGCGCTGGACGGTGACCTCGACGCCCAGGTCGCAGCACTCCGCCGGTTCTACGAGGCGGTGACCAACCCGGCCGCTCCCCCCGACCTGACGCCGTACCAGACCCGCATGCTCATGCGCACCCTCCAGGCACTCGACGCCCACCTCGACGGCGCCAGCATCCGGCAAACGGCCGAAGCGCTGTTCGGTGCCGAGCGCGTCAACGCCGACTGGTACCGGGACACGCCGTTGCGCGATCAGGTGCGGTACCTGATCCGCCGGGGGCGTTGGCTGATGGAGGGCGGGTATCGGGAGTTGTTGCGGAGGGGGGCGCTGTAGTCCCGGTGCAGGAGCTGAAAGTGCGAAGACACAGACGGGAATTGCCGATTCATCCGCTTTGCGCGGATATCGTTGAAAAAGTCGGTTGTCGCCAGCGAGCCGCTATGGCGCCAGAAAAGGGTCAGCGGGGAACCTCCCCTCATGCCGGCCTGGGTTCCAGCATCGGGATGAGCTTGGCGAGCTTGCGGAGGTTCTGGGCGGTGGCTGCGAGGTGGAATTCGTCGCGCGCGCCGTTCGGCCCCCTCAGTCGCAACCGGTCCAGCCTCAGGATGCGTTTGAGGTGGGCGAACAGCATCTCGACCTTCTTCCGCTCGCGCCGCGAGGTGGCGTAGGCGTCCGTGGTGGCGATGGCGCGCGCCAAATCGCGGGCTCCTTCATGGATGGAGCGCGGGACCTTGCGCGCGGGCGTGTTCGGGCAGCAGCGCGGCTTGAGCGGACAGGGCGCGCAGTCCAGCGTGCTGGCGCGGTAGCGAATCATACCGTCCGTATCGGCAAGCGGGCGCGGCGTCCGATAGGTCTTCTGCCGCGGTCGAAGCTCCTTGCCGGTGGGGCAGACATAGGCGTCGGCCTCGTGATCGTAGGTGAAATCGGCCCGTTCGAAGGTCCCGTCGCGGCGTTCGGATTTGTCGAAGACCGGGATGTGCGGCTCGATCCCGCGCTCATGAACCAGCCAGCCCAGCATCTCGGCCGAGCCGTAGGCACTGTCGGCGGCCAGCCGCTCGGGATAAAGCGCGAAATGCTCCTGGGTGCGGTCGAGCATGGTGCGGGCGGCGCCGACCTCCGCCTGGTGGATGGCACGGCTCGCCTCGACATCGACGATGACGGCGTGGTCGAGGTCGATCAGGTAGTTGGTGGCATAGGCGAAGAAGGCATGGCCCTTGTGCGCCCCCGTCCATTGCGCGGTGGGATCCGAGCGCGAGACGAACTCGGGCTTCACCTCGCTGGCGGCACCCCAGGTGGCCTCGTCCAACGTGTCGAGATACTCCCGGACCGAGCGGCGGGTCGCCGCCATCGCCTCCCAGTCGACCTCCTCCGATCCCGCCGCCGAGC is part of the Azospirillum lipoferum 4B genome and encodes:
- a CDS encoding helix-turn-helix domain-containing protein; this translates as MNVVPEARHRGRGRTPKVGTGLDRVDTHVGGRLRLRRTLLGLSQTELGQRVGLTFQQIQKYERGANGIAASRLWQLADVLDVPVSFFFDDMPDVAPRASGLSDPEAPPMGRRETLELVKCYYRIRDPRVRRGVFDLVKATVDAVEDVIK
- a CDS encoding helix-turn-helix domain-containing protein; the protein is MPDILALNLRRLRLAKGTTQEEERGRRADIDRSYLGTIERAEHKATVVIVGRLTAALPVLPRGLLELPANHPHLARLSENP
- a CDS encoding DUF2285 domain-containing protein — translated: MRRDSSASRPPPMEPAIGGCTVLEDPGKSGAETLVFWRSEVLPALVRLSPAPRTYAGPGTDLDPWWGMSRQAIFHTAEGFHVALAEGPRERRFWIEGKRLPGRGTPLRALIALDGDLDAQVAALRRFYEAVTNPAAPPDLTPYQTRMLMRTLQALDAHLDGASIRQTAEALFGAERVNADWYRDTPLRDQVRYLIRRGRWLMEGGYRELLRRGAL
- a CDS encoding transcriptional regulator domain-containing protein, with translation MNDWRTSTAYQYVLTVPASCWAWEFLRRNRDYQADAAGQLGEPASADGAGDWGLHSPGGSGQERG
- a CDS encoding XRE family transcriptional regulator translates to MSQEQLAEAAEVGEKTIADFERESGRQLHIRTLRALRAALEAAGVEIIPENGGGEGVRLKKDRPKEADVI
- a CDS encoding DNA -binding domain-containing protein: MTKPQLEPPVADEPPGSDSLTDYDRLHLVTYLRLLDADAEGADPDEVARIVLRIDPAREPDRARHAHATHLARAQWMTRVGYRHLLRQGMH